The Pelmatolapia mariae isolate MD_Pm_ZW linkage group LG10_11, Pm_UMD_F_2, whole genome shotgun sequence genome includes a region encoding these proteins:
- the gucy2d gene encoding retinal guanylyl cyclase 1 gives MAQHIDPCCLHNLSYHPRWQHNFIKGRRKKHIWTDTFSGCSRFETLSASSSLSKRSLSSRPQFLSSALQQTRSWWRNWFLLPFLIVSFFSHQASATTFTMALVGPWTCDLLYSKALPDLAASLAINRINKNTYLNKGYWYDYKLINEDCQSSRALARFAGLKGYAAAYLGPANPGYCSSAALYAKEWDLGHLSWACLKPNMNKGHLYPTFMRPLPLSSHVIFTVLRYFRWAHVAIISEESDMWEATGHELASSLRALGLPVKPVVTMEKNKEGPRAALTKVRETDRVRVVIMCMPSVLIGGQAQYQLLTTALAMRMIDRGYVFIPYDTLLYSLPYNDAPYYMLGNDTKLRKAYDGVLTITMDSGERNFYEAFKQAQDSYEIRTSTPPEQVSPFFGTIYNMMYYTAMAAEQARANEGRWVTGRILADGEGGFEFEGFNQPLRAGRNGEGMQAQYVVLDYSGIGNTLYSTHSLHASHTDSKSGGLKYLGRSIHFAGSTPYKDSTCWFSPYFACTGGINSAAVFLLFLMFISLIGFLVNIFLRYRRDGKVGFSFGGGGHSSGSTKVVLTLDDLVFINTQVSKRKLNDDSIAKSQGDMKTPHHSVSGRSYLASTPDSSNVAVFEGDWVWLKKCPAGSVSSVYNSTESVFVKLREMRHENLNLLLGLFFDSGIFGVVIEHCTRGSLEDLLSNEEVRLDWMFKSSLLSDLIRGMKYLHHRDIIHGRLKSRNCVVDGRFVLKVTDYGFNEIWIIQNIDTDEKPEDLLWTAPELLRSSSQRRRGTFAGDVYSFSIVCQEVISRSAPFCMLDMPPKEIINKIKEPPPLCRPVISVEQAPMEVIQVMKQAWSEEPERRPTFDDIFKQFKSITKGKKTNIIDSMLRMLEQYSSNLEDLIRERTEELEVERQKTDNLVAQMLPKSVAQALKTGKPVKPEHFSEITLYFSDIVGFSTISSLSEPIEVVNLLNDLYSLFDAIILLHDVYKVETIGDAYMVASGVPNRNGNRHAAEMANMSLDILHCIGTFKARHMPDLKIRIRVGLHSGPVVAGVVGLTMPRYCLFGDTVNTASRMESTGLPYRIHVNQSTVDVLKSLNLGYKIDVRGLTELKGKGIETTYWLVGKEDFTKPLPDPRDLPGGSTHVISLEEIPADRRQKFLDRQKKTN, from the exons ATGGCACAACACATAGACCCCTGCTGTCTGCACAACCTCTCCTACCACCCACGATGGCAGCACAACTTCATAaaagggaggagaaaaaaacatatatggACAGACACTTTCAGCGGATGTAGTCGATTTGAAACTTTATCAGCATCGTCATCATTGTCAAAAAGGTCATTGTCATCCAGACCACAGTTTCTATCATCTGCCCTGCAACAAACCAGGAGCTGGTGGAGGAACTGGTTTCTTTTGCCCTTTCTCATAGTCTCATTTTTCTCCCATCAAGCCTCTGCAACCACTTTCACAATGGCTCTAGTTGGACCCTGGACATGTGACCTATTATACTCAAAAGCCCTCCCTGACTTGGCTGCCAGCCTTGCCATCAACCGCATAAACAAGAACACCTACCTCAATAAAGGCTACTGGTATGACTACAAGCTGATCAATGAGGACTGCCAGTCATCCCGTGCCCTGGCTCGCTTCGCTGGGCTGAAAGGTTATGCAGCTGCTTACCTGGGCCCAGCCAACCCAGGCTACTGCTCCTCAGCTGCTTTGTACGCCAAAGAGTGGGATCTTGGGCATCTTTCCTGGGCCTGCCTCAAACCCAATATGAATAAAGGACATTTGTATCCTACTTTCATGAGGCCACTGCCACTCTCCTCTCATGTAATTTTTACAGTGTTGCGATATTTTCGGTGGGCTCACGTGGCCATAATCTCAGAGGAGTCAGACATGTGGGAAGCCACAGGGCATGAGCTGGCCTCTTCACTTAGGGCCCTCGGCCTGCCTGTTAAACCGGTGGTCacaatggagaaaaacaaagaagggCCTCGggcagctttgacaaaagtgcGGGAGACAGACCGGGTCAGAG TGGTCATCATGTGCATGCCCTCAGTCCTGATTGGTGGCCAAGCACAGTACCAACTTCTGACAACAGCCTTGGCTATGCGCATGATTGATCGTGGCTATGTGTTCATTCCTTACGATACCCTTCTCTACTCACTACCCTACAATGATGCACCCTACTATATGCTGGGCAATGACACCAAGCTCCGGAAAGCCTATGATGGAGTTTTAACTATCACCATGGACTCTGGTGAACGCAATTTCTATGAGGCCTTCAAACAAGCACAGGACAGCTATGAAATACGTACCAGCACTCCCCCAGAGCAG GTTTCTCCATTCTTTGGCACTATCTACAACATGATGTACTACACAGCTATGGCTGCTGAGCAGGCCCGCGCCAATGAAGGCCGCTGGGTAACTGGTCGGATCCTGGCCGATGGTGAGGGTGGCTTTGAGTTTGAAGGATTCAATCAGCCCCTGAGGGCTGGCAGGAACGGTGAAGGCATGCAAGCTCAATATGTGGTCCTGGACTACAGCGGCATTGGCAACACCCTGTACTCCACTCATTCGCTTCATGCTTCTCACACGGACAGCAAGAGCGGGGGCTTGAAATATCTCGGCCGTTCAATCCATTTTGCAGGGAGCACTCCCTACAAAGACTCAACCTGTTGGTTTAGCCCATACTTTGCCTGTACTGGAG GCATAAATTCGGCTGCTGTCTTCTTGCTTTTCCTGATGTTCATTTCGTTGATTGGATTTTTAGTAAACATCTTTCTTCGCTACAG GAGAGATGGCAAAGTTGGGTTCAGCTTTGGAGGTGGTGGCCACAGTAGTGGATCGACAAAGGTGGTCCTGACCCTTGATGACCTGGTCTTCATCAATACCCAAGTCAGCAAGCGG AAGCTAAATGATGATAGTATAGCGAAAAGCCAGGGGGATATGAAGACGCCTCACCACTCAGTGTCCGGCCGTAGCTACTTGGCCTCCACGCCAGACAGCTCGAATGTTGCTGTTTTTGAG GGTGACTGGGTTTGGTTGAAGAAATGTCCCGCTGGATCAGTATCAAGCGTCTATAACAGCACTGAGAGTGTCTTTGTCAAG CTCAGAGAAATGAGGCACGAGAACCTCAATCTGTTACTGGGGCTGTTCTTTGACTCTGGGATCTTTGGCGTTGTGATCGAGCACTGCACCAGGGGCAGCTTGGAGGATTTGCTCAGCAATGAAGAAGTGCGTCTGGACTGGATGTTCAAGTCTTCCTTGTTATCGGATCTGATCCGG GGTATGAAGTACCTGCACCATCGCGATATCATCCACGGTCGACTCAAATCCCGTAACTGTGTGGTAGATGGGCGTTTTGTGCTGAAGGTGACAGATTACGGGTTCAATGAGATTTGGATTATCCAAAATATTGACACAGATGAAAAGCCAGAGG atctactTTGGACGGCTCCTGAGCTGCTGCGAAGTTCTAGTCAGAGGAGGAGGGGCACTTTTGCAGGTGATGTCTACAGTTTCTCCATTGTTTGCCAGGAGGTCATCTCTCGCTCTGCACCTTTCTGCATGTTGGACATGCCTCCCAAAG AGATTATCAACAAGATCAAGGAGCCTCCGCCTTTGTGTCGGCCCGTCATATCAGTGGAGCAGGCCCCGATGGAAGTGATACAGGTCATGAAACAGGCCTGGAGTGAAGAACCCGAGCGGAGGCCGACCTTTGATGATATCTTCAAACAG TTCAAGAGCATCACCAAGGGAAAGAAAACCAACATCATTGACTCCATGCTGCGCATGTTGGAACAGTACTCCTCCAACTTAGAGGATCTGATcagagagaggacagaggagCTGGAGGTGGAGAGGCAGAAGACTGACAATCTGGTGGCTCAGATGTTGCCCAA GTCTGTGGCCCAGGCACTGAAGACAGGCAAGCCTGTCAAGCCAGAGCATTTCAGTGAGATCACGCTGTACTTCAGTGACATTGTGGGCTTCTCCACCATTTCATCTCTTAGCGAACCAATTGAGGTGGTCAACCTACTCAATGACCTCTACTCACTTTTTGATGCTATCATTCTGCTGCATGATGTCTACAAG GTGGAAACTATTGGAGATGCCTACATGGTAGCCTCAGGGGTCCCCAACAGGAACGGCAATCGCCATGCAGCTGAAATGGCCAACATGTCTCTTGACATCCTCCACTGCATTGGGACCTTCAAGGCGAGGCACATGCCTGATCTCAAAATCAGAATACGTGTTGGCCTGCACAGTG GCCCAGTTGTAGCAGGAGTAGTCGGCCTTACGATGCCTCGGTACTGTCTGTTTGGAGACACTGTCAACACAGCATCTCGAATGGAGTCCACAGGGTTGC CTTACAGAATCCATGTCAACCAAAGCACAGTTGATGTCCTGAAGAGCTTGAACCTCGGATATAAAATTGATGTCAGAGGCCTGACAGAGTTAAag GGCAAAGGTATTGAGACCACTTATTGGTTGGTGGGTAAAGAGGATTTCACCAAACCTCTGCCTGATCCTCGAGACCTTCCAGG GGGAAGCACTCATGTGATCAGTTTAGAAGAGATACCCGCCGACAGAAGACAAAAATTCCTGGATCGACAGAAGAAGACAAACTAG